One region of Gossypium raimondii isolate GPD5lz chromosome 6, ASM2569854v1, whole genome shotgun sequence genomic DNA includes:
- the LOC105774619 gene encoding 3-ketoacyl-CoA synthase 19: MDLFMAISLLFLCFIFFIYKSYLQKRNQNCYLLGYECYKASDDLKLDTETCGKLILRNKNLGSDQYKFLLRTMVNAGIGEETYGPRNVIDGTEETPNLSGSLSEVDDIVFGTLDKLFDNNGVSPSEIDILVITISMITSVPSLPARVINRYKMRDDVKVFNLSGMGCSASVIAVDLVHHLFKTYMNSFAVIVSSESLIPNWYRGNERSMMLPNILFRLGGCSLLLTNKSSMKHKSLMKLKLSVRFHGGASDEAYQSCTRVEDSQGYCGFSLSKSLPQAAAKAVTMNFRVLLPKTLPLRELVRYATVSFLHSKTNNNKGKTPSLNMKSGFQHFCIHPGGRAVIDAMGRSLGLNEYDLEPTRMALHRFGNTSAAGIWYVLSYMEAKKRLKKGDRILMISLGAGFKCNNCVWEVMKDAMDDVNVWKDCISRYPVKSTANTSFLEKYSWVNELEPQPNKKIEKIKN; the protein is encoded by the coding sequence ATGGATCTTTTCATGGCAATATCGTTATTATTTCTTTgcttcattttcttcatttacaagtcatatttacaaaagaggaACCAAAACTGTTATCTTTTAGGGTACGAGTGTTACAAAGCTTCAGATGACCTGAAACTCGATACCGAAACTTGTGGGAAACTCATTTTGAGGAACAAAAACCTGGGTTCAGACCAATACAAGTTCTTGCTTCGGACAATGGTTAATGCTGGCATCGGTGAAGAAACTTACGGCCCAAGAAACGTCATTGATGGCACTGAAGAAACCCCGAATCTTTCTGGTTCGCTTTCGGAGGTCGACGATATCGTCTTCGGAACCCTCGATAAACTCTTTGATAACAACGGAGTTTCCCCTTCGGAAATCGATATCCTCGTGATCACTATCTCGATGATTACTTCGGTTCCGTCGTTGCCGGCTCGGGTTATTAACCGATACAAGATGAGGGATGATGTTAAAGTGTTTAATCTCTCTGGAATGGGGTGCAGTGCTAGTGTTATTGCGGTCGACCTCGTACATCATTTGTTCAAAACGTATATGAACTCATTTGCAGTGATTGTTAGCTCGGAATCTTTGATTCCGAATTGGTATCGCGGCAACGAAAGATCGATGATGCTTCCCAATATTTTGTTCAGATTGGGAGGGTGTTCGTTGTTGTTGACGAATAAAAGCTCGATGAAACATAAATCtttgatgaaattaaagcttTCTGTTCGTTTCCATGGTGGAGCAAGTGACGAAGCTTATCAAAGTTGCACCAGGGTCGAAGATTCCCAAGGCTACTGCGGCTTTTCACTTTCGAAAAGCCTGCCACAAGCCGCTGCGAAAGCCGTAACGATGAATTTTCGAGTCTTACTCCCGAAGACGCTACCGTTACGCGAACTTGTTCGGTACGCGACGGTTTCGTTCTTACACTCGAAAACGAATAACAACAAGGGCAAAACTCCAAGCTTGAATATGAAATCCGGGTTTCAACATTTCTGCATTCATCCTGGTGGAAGGGCAGTGATTGATGCAATGGGACGAAGTCTAGGGCTAAACGAATACGACCTCGAACCGACTCGGATGGCACTTCATCGGTTCGGGAACACGTCCGCGGCCGGAATATGGTATGTTTTAAGTTACATGGAAGCTAAGAAGAGGCTTAAGAAAGGTGATAGGATATTGATGATCAGTCTTGGAGCAGGTTTTAAATGTAATAATTGTGTATGGGAAGTCATGAAGGACGCCATGGATGACGTTAACGTGTGGAAAGATTGTATCAGTCGATATCCTGTGAAATCTACTGCCAATACGTCGTTCTTGGAGAAGTACAGTTGGGTCAATGAACTCGAACCCCAACCGaacaaaaaaatcgaaaaaatcaaaaattga